Genomic segment of Pithys albifrons albifrons isolate INPA30051 chromosome 28, PitAlb_v1, whole genome shotgun sequence:
GACCCAGGAGTCACATCCATTTCACTACTAAAGGAGGATTTGGCTCATGCTCCTTTCTGAGGGTGCACTTTATCCCCCCATCCTTCTCCAAATGTGTGTCAGAGTAAAAATAACAGTGGGTTTGGTCATATTCACATGGAGAATTTTTCATGGCAGTTTCATCATTAATGAGACTTGGAGCTGCATTTAACTCCACTGGTGTCAGCCAAGTTCTGGTAATGCAGCAACCAGAACACACTCCTGGGGTGAGCAGAGTGTGGGACaattttgaggagaaaaaactcAACTATGAGGACGAGGGAGACTGAACACTGAGACCCTGCAGCTGGGGGGGAGGCACCTTCCCCTTCCTGGTGTCTGCAATGAAAGCACTTAAAGCTTTACCATTCAAAGCACTTATGTTTCTATATTTGTCTCAGCACACCAAATTTACCCTCAGTAGCATCTCGAGCTGACATGGTGCTTCCCCCTCCCTGAAAATCAGAGCCCTGTTTGGAATCCCCTGGCAGAGAAAGGTGAAGGGAAACCAGAAAGGCAGTACCAGCCCAGAGAATTCTAAGtggttttctctcttctgaCTCCGATTTTGGTGCAAAAGTTATTGCTCATGTGACACCCCCCTCCCCAATGATAAATGAAGTGGATTAAGAGATTAGATCATCAAGGAGAAAATTCCACCCTCCTAATCTCCTGCTGGGCCTGTAATCTGCAAGACTTCCCCATTTTACCTCTTTTCTATTTTAACCCTGAACTCTTAATGCCTGGCAGGAGCCCATCACCCCCCTGAACCTCATTGGCTGGGGAGGGATTTGCTGGGTACTTAAATGTCACCCTCTTGTCCAAAGAGGGTTTTGTGCTTTTGAGTTTTCTGGAGAAGACGTGTCTTCTGCATCCATCACTGGCAAGGAATTGGTACAACCCTCGCACCAGGCAGTCATTTTTTCCTGATACCCTGACCCCTACAGTGCTGGGAACATTTGGATTTTGAAGgcaagaaggaaaattttgagattttttttttcttttctcaagtTTCACAAAACCTACATTTTTGGCTGCAAAGTGACCAGCACTTGGTGTGGAGATGGGGAACATGGATGGGAAAACCGTGGAGGAGCTGAGCACCACCGAGTGCCACCAGTGGTATAAGAAGTTCATGACGGAGTGTCCTTCTGGCCAGCTCACCCTCTATGAGTTCAAACAGTTCTTTGGCTTGAAAAACCTGAGTCCGGCAGCGAACAAATACGTTGAGCAAATGTTTGAGACGTTTGACTTTAATAAGGTAAATATTGTCCTTCTCACtcagctgtgcagggatgggatgggctgtgctCCCTCTGATCCCCCGTGGTGTGTTTGGGTGTGTGTGACTTTGGAATTGCTCTGGGTATGCACAGCCTGATTTTCCAGAAATTGTAAAATCAGCTATGTAAggggaaaagtgccagcaaaaaCTCTTCacctgctgcctgctctgtgaGAAAACAGACTTCTCTCAGGactgatattttccttttagctTTAAATGATTAAACCAGTGGGGTTTTATCTGGCAGCCCGTGATCCCTTTAAAATGAAGTGCCCTTTAATCCTTAAATATCAAATGTTGTGACAGTAAGGAACAAGTGGTGTGAGAACAAGGGCTGCATTCATGCAGAGACAAGAGTTCTGGAGCCACAAGCCACAGTTTACTGTTTTGCATTGCTTTAAATTATAAATGGATTGGTTTGATTGATTCTATTCCATGTGCTCTGTCCTCTGTGATAAGGAGCTCGGGCCCTTTGTTTCCTGTGCTCCTCGGGCTGCTGTTGTGCTGgacccccagagcagggcactcCTGGAGCACCTGCACATATTTGGGAATTCTGCCAGAAAAGCAGATGGATGCTGTGTCTCCAAGAGGAAACAACATCCTCCTTTATTTGCAAATGATTTGAAATTGCACCTCCTGTGAGATGAGGAATGTATTTTATGGCAACCCAAAGGCCTTAATGGCCTTAATCCCATTGAGAAAAAGACAAATCAGGCCCAAATCCTTCAGGTGTTTGCTTGTGCCTTGGCCTTTACCTTGCTCACTGCCCCTTGTTTGAATGCATGCCTGAAAAGGGAATTGATGCACAGGAAatcctgctgggaatggggcttAGTAGCTATTTATAGCTAATCTGGCTCCTGCAGCAGTGGGATAAAGCAGATGATCTCCTGAACTGGCCCCACGGGGCAGTGGCTTCGTTCATTGACCAAACCCTGGCTTATGCTCTGTCTGTGGTTTGTAgtatggaatcatggaatcaagaaggttggaaaagacctctaagattatcaagtccaacccttaacccAGCTCCTCCATGTTCACCATCAAATCAAAttcccaggtgccacatccatcAGACTTCTGGGCACTGCCATGCACCATGTACCACTTTCCTTCCAAGTGCCATGGAAGGGCTCTGTGGTGGGCACAAGGCATTTCAGAAAGCCTCTAGAATCTGTGGACATCATGGGCAGTGTCTGGAGGCAGGCTGGTGTTCTGTGAGCTCAGCAGCATCTTTGCAGTGATCCATAACCCTGGCTGGGAGCCCTTTGGGTCCAGCTGAAGGTCTCTTAATGCCAtagcaggagctggaggtgggAAAACGCCTTGGAGGGAGGTCAAAGATAAATGTATTTGTGCTTTGGACGTGACCAAATGTGAATCAGATACAGAaatggcacagggacagagcagcaccTGGTCCCAGATGTCACCAACATGCTGGGGTGACTCCTGATGTTATTCCTCTCCTGGAGGTTTGTATGTGAGACCCCTTTGCAGCAGAAAAGAGCCATaggtgtgtgcaggcaggaTAAGGTTGTGTAATCCATCTGGACTCATCTGCATAAGCCTTTGACCTCTGAATTACCACTGCTTTGCATAAAGAGATTCCTGGAGCACAGGCTTTGGAGGCTTCCTCAGTCCCCAAGCCAGGAACACCCGCTgagttccttccttcccaacatATAACGGTCCAcggttggatttgatgatctcggaggctTTTTCCAACTTTAgttattctataattctataatGGCTCTGCACAGATCAAGGTGGAGGCTTGACTTTAACCACAGGGCATGCAGGGGACCCACACCCATCCCCTCTGGTGTGCTCCCCAAGCCCCTGCTCTCAATGTCGTGGCCACTACTGAGGAATCATCTCCAGTAGGGACCTCCAAAAgtgaccagaaaaaaaatcactcactGCCTATTGGTTTTTAATCTCACTGTAGCTTCTAACCTTCTGTTTCCAGGATGGCTACATAGATTTTATGGAATATGTGGCAGCTCTGAGCCTGGTCCTGAAGGGGAAGGTGGACCAAAAGCTGAGGTGGTATTTCAAGCTCTATGATGTGGATGGGAACGGCTGCATCGACCGGGGAGAGTTGCTGAACATCTTCAAAGTGAGTGGGCTCAGCTTTTCCATTTCTATTACAGATGGTCATTAGATGCAGGTAGACAGAAAGGTTGTAACAGGAACATTCCAACCCAACTAATTCCACAGTAAATTAGTAGGCATGGGTTAAACTTGCTGCTTGTCCTCTGCCAGTCCTCCCACTGGGTGCATCCCTGGCTGGATCTCCCTCCTCACACCCCTCATGGCATCTCCACACTCCAACATGCAGCTCTTGGTCTTCTCCTGGCAGGTTAACCCCATCCACTGAAACTGGGACTAAGATAAGCACTTGAATTTAATCTGAGGGTTTTCAGAggtgagcagctcctggcttATCCCAGCGTGCCCACTAAATCTGGTAAAGCATTGGTTGCCTTTTGCAGGGATTTTAATCTCCAGTTTTTTAGACTTTTGCAGGGCCTGCAGAAAAGTTTAGCTTCTCATGTCTGGTCATTTGGCCACTTGTGCTGGTGGATACACAACCTGCACAGCACTCAGTAATTCCCTTGTGTCCTTTGTTCCTTCCAGGCGATTCGAGCCATCAACCGCTGCAACGAAACGATGTCGGCTGAAGAGTTCACGAACATGGTGTTTGACAAAATTGATATAAATGGAGATGGTGAGCAGCTTCCTAAGCAGGGCCACATTCTGCTCCCACATTCCCCCTTACCTGCAGTGCAGGCTGACAGAACAAAGTTGGGTATCCCAAAACAACCAGGATATGGGGAGAGCTGCCAGAGGGTGGCTCTCCATGAAGGTTGAGCTCTCCATCCCCTCcgtgagctgcagctgctccaagggGACACTGCAAACTGCCCAAACTGCCCCCTGTCCTAGGGGCATGGAGGTGATCtgtggtggggtttggggtgtaCAACACACAGATTTAAGCCCCCAGTTTTAGAGCCTGTACAAACCCCTGGGGAGGTGCTGCAGTGTTggcagagggaagagagaggctGCAGGATCTAACAGACCTGTTCTCAATGCTCTCTTGCAGGTGAGCTCTCCCTGGAGGAGTTCATGGAGGGTGTGCAAAAGGATGAAATGCTGCTGGACATCCTCACCCGCAGCCTGGACCTGACACACATCGTGCGGCTGATCCAGAACGACGGGCAGAACCCTCACGAGTCGGAGCAggaggcacagcctgcccagtAGCCCCCTGGGACGCTTTGCCTTTGCCTCTACTTTCCCCCTCTGGCATTAATAACTCCAGTCGTGTTGTGGTTGTGGGAGCTGGTGAACTGTCCCAGCGCCAGCGTGGCCAGACTGTCCTGTtagtgcagggagcaggaccTGCCCCGAAGGTGCCACTCCCCtggcagagggtttgggggagctgggggtgccctgCCCGGCGAAAAGCTGCTGCAAGGAGGGGTGTGGAGATGTGGGGAACACACACTCCCCCCGGactgccctgtgcaggggcCTCTGGACggtgctgctgagcagagagggggcacagcctctgctcccactgcacGATGCTGTGCAGCCTGAAAACACACCGAGAGCGCCTCAACATTCACCCCGAGGCCGTGGCCAACAGCGGCGTCTGCAGCCTTGGCAGGGGACAAACCCCGGGGCTGCCCAGCACTTGGCCCAGTGACAGGGGTCCTAGAAAAGCAAACCTAAACTTTCTCCTTCCATTTATATTTCCAGAGCAAGCAGTCACCAAGTTTGGTCATCTGTTCTTTGATTTATTCCTATTTGGTTAGCGATGACTAGTGATAATGGCAGATAAAAACATTTATGAGCtagaaaaaagggaggggagaaTGCAGTGGCTTTTCTTTGTTGAAAAGCATTAAAACCATCGAATGGTGCCTTTTTTAAACAACCACCTGGACTTTAAGGGCATATTTCTCCTTAAAGTATCAGGAAGTGAGCAAGTATTTCCAGATAAATAGAACTGCAATGGCAGTAACCTGAGAGCAAGAAGCTTTGCATCTTTGTAGGAATATTCCTGCATTTTCTGCCACCTGGAGAACAAAATTAAACTCTCCTGGGAGTTACACTTGAGCAACAAGGTGGTTTAtctccagtgtgtgtgtgcattttggAGGGTGAGCTGCCAGAGACGGGCGAGTCGCGGCGTCCGCGGGTACCCAAATATTCCCGAGCGGGCAAGGGGTACCACCACCTCCATGGTGGGATCAAGTGCAGTCCCCCACGGAGTAAAGACCCTTTCTTAGagccccctgggcacagcagcctcgTGCCATGAGCAGG
This window contains:
- the GUCA1A gene encoding guanylyl cyclase-activating protein 1 translates to MGNMDGKTVEELSTTECHQWYKKFMTECPSGQLTLYEFKQFFGLKNLSPAANKYVEQMFETFDFNKDGYIDFMEYVAALSLVLKGKVDQKLRWYFKLYDVDGNGCIDRGELLNIFKAIRAINRCNETMSAEEFTNMVFDKIDINGDGELSLEEFMEGVQKDEMLLDILTRSLDLTHIVRLIQNDGQNPHESEQEAQPAQ